The DNA segment GGTCCAGGGACATTGTGACCCGTTTGCGCCGTCGCCGGGATAACGCACTGTTAAACGCGATGCGGTACAGCCAAGTAAAGAAGCGGCTGTTGCGTTGAAAGGTGTCCAGCTTCAGATAGGCTCGGACAAACGCGTCCTGGACCACATCTTCGGCTTCTTCTGCAGAGCGTGTGACCTGTAGCATGGCAGCAAACAACCGATCCTGGTGCGTTCGCACCAGTTGCCCAAAAGCTTCTTTGTCCCCTTGCAGGGCGGCCTCGATCAGCTCCGCCTCTTTGCTCACACGTTGGTTTCCGGTCGAG comes from the Roseimaritima multifibrata genome and includes:
- a CDS encoding RNA polymerase sigma factor; its protein translation is MSKEAELIEAALQGDKEAFGQLVRTHQDRLFAAMLQVTRSAEEAEDVVQDAFVRAYLKLDTFQRNSRFFTWLYRIAFNSALSRRRRKRVTMSLDQTREVTGNEPIDNVDSPDERMLRGERVLSIQVALDQLSDEHRTILVLREMENHPYEDIAEILEISIGTVRSRLSRARTQLRLTLEGMQQ